One region of Rhizophagus irregularis chromosome 20, complete sequence genomic DNA includes:
- a CDS encoding uncharacterized protein (MEROPS:MER0957411) produces the protein MTTEEIETYKPDNASIAETFEELTLRHKKELKELTAKITALKKTATKGDKKRKKEVQNDIAKLETEFRKRQEEEVRQLQQQSPSKNESSGKTLKEEIKNNKNEDSSDEDVDITDKLLARMEAKRVEEEEKAALKASKTTNIEVPKSKKPNRHKIRQARKAAIMAESQLEAENEANNQVNMKEIEDKKITEKIITMGLSIKEIAPDGHCLYNAISDQLQIGHNIATDYKELRRKAAAYMREHSDEFIPFLPTTQDGVLFSAEQFSKYCDDLENTAVWGGQLEIHAISKSLKLPVHVVQMNSPLLKIFDDIFPNTKPIIISFHQYMYGLGSHYNSLRNNNPED, from the exons ATGACTACTGAAGAAATCGAAACTTACAAGCCAGATAATGCTTCGATTGCTGAAACTTTCGAGGAGTTAACCTTACGACATAAAAAAGAACTAAAGGAACTTACTGCTAAAATCACTGCGCTAAAAAAAACAGCAACAAAAGGCGACAAAAAACGTAAAAAAGAGGTTCAAAATGACATAGCAAAATTGGAAACAGAATTTCGTAAGAGGCAGGAAGAAGAAGTAAGACAGTTACAACAACAATCTCCAAGTAAAAATGAATCTTCCGGGAAGACTTTAAAGGAAGAAATTAAG AATAACAAGAATGAGGATAGTAGTGATGAAGATGTAGACATTACTGATAAGTTATTAGCTAGGATGGAAGCAAAACGCGTTGAGGAAGAAGAAAAGGCTGCCTTGAAAGCTTCAAAGACCACAAATATAGAAGTTCCGAAAAGCAAAAAACCAAATCGACATAAAATTAGACAG GCACGCAAAGCAGCTATAATGGCCGAATCGCAACTTGAAGCCGAAAATGAAGCTAATAATCAGGTCAATATGAAGGAAATtgaagacaaaaaaattaccGAAAAGATTATTACAATGGGATTATCTATTAAGGAG ATTGCGCCTGACGGACATTG CCTCTATAATGCCATATCGGATCAATTGCAAATTGGACATAATATTGCG ACTGATTATAAGGAGCTAAGGCGTAAAGCTGCAGCATATATGCGCGAACATTCTGATgaatttattccatttttacCGACTACTCAAGACGGAGTATTGTTTAGTGCAG aACAATTTAGCAAATATTGTGATGATCTGGAGAATACGGCAGTATGGGGTGGACAGTTAGAA ATTCATGCAATTTCGAAGTCTTTGAAATTACCGGTTCATGTAGTCCAAATGAATTCGccattattaaagatttttgatGACATATTCCCAAATACAAAACCAATAATAATATC ATTCCATCAATATATGTATGGGTTAGGCTCTCATTATAATTCACTTCGAAATAATAATCCTGaagattaa
- a CDS encoding ATP-dependent RNA helicase dhx8, which translates to MDTLDELQKLEYLSLVSKITSELVNHTGINDKTLAEFVINLHEQRRTLPEFKKALNDAGAEFPDSFINTLDRLIQKMNPKYKIKEKVKENSEENNLDYDPDEKAKLFPSLAMADDREWRKKIEDTKVANETMAQLEDLESMLRSEKKEAIEKKSSKTDKRRSSSRSISRSPKRRRSRSRSPHSRYRRRSRSYSSDMDRDRDRRRDRDRNGTRDRSRNRTRDRSRDRYRGRGIDREIRVKEELDEKPVLYKIYNGRVTNLRDFGAFVSLEGVKGRVEGMVHVSMLLAGTRVSHPSEVVSRNQKVKVKVMSVAPSRISLSMKDVDQNTGEDLSPHLRIKTEEELAAEALHNPERPYSFGKVPVIEDNDGPNNLKRLTSPERWELKQLVASGILRASEMPNYDEEQGYIENMETEEELDIEIREDEPPFLRGQTKHTVQLSPIKVVKAPDGTLNRAALAGASLAKERRELRQQQANAELDSVPKDINLPWLDPLPEPGERHFAQDLRGIAAGRKAGEVPEWKKETFNKATSFGKVTSLSIMEQRQSLPIYQMRSMLIKAISENQQLIIVGDTGSGKTTQMTQYLAEEGFANRGKIGCTQPRRVAAMSVAKRVAEEVGCRLGEEVGYTIRFEDCTSPSTRIKYMTDGMLLRECLLDPDLSQYSVIILDEAHERTISTDVLFGLLKSTLKNRPELRVIVTSATLNAEKFSKYFFDCPIFSIPGRKFPVEVLYTKEPESDYLDAALITVMQIHLSEPPGDVLLFLTGQEEIDTACEILYERMKALGPQVPDLVILPVYSALPSEMQSRIFEPAPSGSRKVVIATNIAETSITIDGIYYVVDPGFVKQNAYDAKVGMDSLIVTPISQAQARQRSGRAGRTGPGKCYRLYTEAAYRNEMLPNPVPEIQRTNLAYTVLTLKAMGINDLLHFDFMDPPPIQTLLTALEQLYALSALDDEGLLTRLGRKMAEFPLEPPLSKMLIQSVDLGCSEEILTVVAMLSVQNVFYRPKEKQAASDQKKAKFHQPEGDHLTLLTVYNAWKASKFSNAWCFENFIQGRSMKRCQDIRKQLVGIMDRYKQDIISCGKNYNKVRRAICGGFFRHAAKKDPQEGYKTLVEGTPVYIHPSSALFNKGPEWVIYHELVLTTKEYMREVTAIEPKWLTEAAPTFFKVADANTISKRKRGEKIQPLYNKYEKPNEWRLSRVKRHQRVSQTFG; encoded by the exons ATGGACACACTTGACGAACTCCAAAAACTCGAATACCTTTCTTTAGTATCAAAAATCACAAGTGAACTAGTTAATCACACCGGGATCAACGATAAAACTTTAG CTGAGTTTGTGATAAATTTACATGAACAACGTCGAACACTACCAGAATTTAAAAAAGCTTTAAATGATGCTGGAGCCGAGTTTCCAGATTCATTCATTAATACTTTGGATCGTTTGATCCAAAAAATGAATCCAAAGTACAAGATAAAAGAGAAAGTAAAGGAGAATAGTGAAGAAAATAATCTTGACTATGATCCTGACGAAAAAGCAAAACTATTCCCAAGTTTAGCTATGGCAGATGATCGGGAATGG CGTAAGAAGATTGAAGATACGAAAGTGGCGAATGAAACCATGGCACAATTGGAAGATCTAGAAAGTATGCTTCGATCTGAGAAGAAGGAAGCAATTGAAAAGAAATCCTCCAAAACTGATAAACGACGAAGTTCTAGTAGGAGTATATCAAGGTCTCCTAAACGGAGACGTTCCAGATCACGTAGCCCACACTCTCGTTATAGGAGACGTAGTAGAAGTTACAGTTCAGATATGGATAGAGACAGAGATCGTAGAAGGGATCGGGATCGAAATGGGACGAGAGATCGAAGTAGAAATAGAACAAGGGATCGTAGTAGGGATAGATATAGAGGTCGCGGTATAGATAGAGAAATTCGCGTTAAGGAAGAACTAGATGAAAAACCAgttctttataaaatatataatggaAGGGTTACGAATTTAAGGGATTTCGGTGCCTTTGTCAGTTTGGAAGGAGTCAAAGGCCGAGTGGAAG gTATGGTACATGTAAGTATGTTGTTAGCTGGAACAAGAGTTTCACATCCATCAGAGGTGGTTAGCCGTAATCAAAAGGTCAAAGTGAAAGTTATGTCCGTAGCTCCATCACGAATTAGTTTGTCTATGAAGGATGTGGATCAGAATACTGGTGAAGATTTGTCACCTCATTTGCGTATAAAAACTGAGGAG GAACTTGCAGCCGAAGCTTTGCACAATCCAGAACGTCCATACTCTTTTGGAAAAGTACCGGTTATTGAAGACAATGATGGTCCTAATAATCTTAAACGATTAACTTCACCAGAACGTTGGGAGCTTAAACAACTTGTTGCTTCTGGTATTTTGCGTGCATCGGAAATGCCAAATTATGATGAGGAACAAggatatattgaaaatatggAAACAGAGGAAGAATTGGATATTGAAATTAGAGAAGATGAGCCACCATTTTTAAGAGGACAAACGAAACACACAGTCCAGTTAAGTCCTATTAAGGTTGTCAAGGCACCTGACGGAACATTGAATCGTGCTGCTCTCGCGGGTGCTTCTTTAGCTAAGGAACGTCGAGAATTAAG gCAACAACAAGCGAATGCGGAATTAGATTCAGTTCCAAAAGATATTAATCTTCCTTGGCTAGATCCTTTACCAGAACCAGGAGAACGTCATTTTGCACAAGACTTGAGAGGAATTGCCGCAGGTCGTAAAGCTGGTGAAGTTCCCGAATGGAAGAaagaaacttttaataaagctACAAGTTTCGGTAAGGTTACATCATTGTCCATTATGGAGCAAAGGCAAAGCTTACCAATTTACCAAATGCGTTCTATGTTGATTAAGGCCATATCGGAA AACCAACAACTTATTATTGTTGGTGATACTGGATCTGGGAAAACTACTCAAATGACACAATATCTTGCTGAGGAAGGGTTTGCTAATAGAGGGAAAATTGGTTGCACACAACCACGTCGTGTTGCCGCTATGTCTGTGGCAAAGCGTGTTGCTGAAGAAGTTGGCTGCCGTTTAGGAGAGGAAGTTGGATATACTATTCGTTTTGAAGATTGTACTAGCCCTAGTACTAGAATTAAATACATGACGGATGGTATGTTGTTAAGAGAATGTTTATTGGATCCTGATTTATCTCAGTATTCAGTTATCATTCTTGATGAGGCGCACGAAAGGACTATAAGTACCGATGTGTTATTTGGGCTACTTAAAA gtaCTCTCAAAAACCGTCCTGAACTTAGAGTAATTGTTACTTCTGCCACATTGAACGCggaaaaattttcaaagtacTTCTTCGATTGTCCTATCTTCAGTATTCCGGGCCGAAAATTTCCTGTCGAGGTTCTTTATACTAAGGAGCCCGAAAGCGATTATTTGGATGCCGCGTTGATCACCGTTATGCAAATTCATCTTTCTGAACCACCGGGTGATGTCTTACTTTTCTTAACTGGTCAGGAAGAAATCGATACAGCATGTGAAATTCTATATGAGCGTATGAAAGCTCTCGGTCCGCAAGTGCCCGATTTAGTCATCCTACCAGTGTATTCTGCACTGCCTAGCGAGATGCAATCACGTATTTTTGAACCAGCTCCTTCCGGCAGTCGAAAAGTAGTGATTGCAACAAATATAGCGGAAACTTCTATTACAATAGATGGTATATATTATGTTGTTGATCCTGGATTTGTAAAGCAGAATGCTTATGATGCCAAAGTAGGAATGGACTCCTTGATTGTTACACCTATTTCTCAAGCGCAGGCACGTCAACGTTCAGGTCGTGCTGGTCGTACGGGGCCTGGCAAATGTTATAGACTTTATACTGAAGCAGCTTATCGCAATGAAATGCTTCCAAATCCTGTACCTGAAATTCAGCGTACAAATCTTGCATATACTGTTTTAACCCTTAAAGCAATGGGAATAAATGACCTTttacattttgattttatgGATCCTCCACCTATCCAAACTCTTCTTACAGCATTAGAGCAATTATATGCTCTATCAGCTTTGGATGACGAAGGTCTTTTAACGAGATTAGGTCGTAAAATGGCTGAATTTCCTTTAGAACCTCCATTATCAAAGATGTTAATTCAATCGGTTGATCTTGGTTGTTCAGAAGAAATCCTTACCGTAGTAGCTATGCTTTCTGTTCAAAATGTTTTCTATCGACCAAAGGAGAAACAAGCGGCCTCTGATCAAAAGAAAGCCAAATTTCATCAACCTGAAGGAGATCACTTAACCCTTTTAACAGTATATAATGCTTGGAAAGCTAGCAAATTTTCCAATGCATGGTgtttcgaaaattttattcagGGCAGAAGTATGAAAAGATGTCAAGATATTCGCAAACAATTAGTTGGTATTATGGATCGTTATAAACAAGATATTATTTCTTGtggtaaaaattataacaaagtTCGTAGAGCTATATGTGGTGGGTTTTTCCGACATGCGGCAAAGAAGGATCCTCAAGAAGGGTATAAAACTTTAGTGGAAGGCACTCCAGTATATATTCATCCATCAAGTGCTTTATTCAATAAAGGTCCTGAATG GGTTATATACCACGAACTTGTGCTAACAACAAAAGAATATATGAGAGAAGTCACAGCAATTGAGCCAAAATGGCTTACTGAAGCTGCACCAACATTCTTTAAGGTTGCTGATGCTAATACAATTAGTAAACGCAAGAGAGGCGAAAAGATCCAAccattatacaataaatatgaaaaaccAAATGAATGGCGTTTAAGTCGTGTTAAAAGACATCAAAGAGTTTCACAAACTTTTG GTTAA